The following proteins come from a genomic window of Yinghuangia sp. ASG 101:
- a CDS encoding Eco57I restriction-modification methylase domain-containing protein, with amino-acid sequence MSPRPGSGSRAARGNPGLAAAIAKANDPRQHHLDWLGLVQVTGPFLTLPVLLDHFSPLDSVSADERKRLRAAHTAWQAEAAAQANATASATPKTTEPAEESNARGAWIEYILRELLEWGDALALREGATTRARNAERAEDAVLDRFTVEVPEHQAVLHADFALVEPGAELTAESDVAAAAKRVRVLGMIVPEGTTPTGRAKADAGSGNWPASPADRLAKLLRGHGVDLGVVTDGRWWCLVWAPLGGVTTTVVFDSIGWNEQADRYAVRAWVSLLRRSRFFAVEPERMLVPLLKKSLDNQEEVTDALGVQVRRAVELLVDAIGRADAATVRRGGVGLKAQGVYAEEVYRGAVAVMMRVVFLLFAEERGLLPADNELYAQAYSAGRLCAELEARADAEGESALDYSHAAWHRLIALFHAVYGGVDHPDLHLPAYDGSIFDPTRYWWMEGMPKPGTEADPADPADPVPPLLPIDDRTVLHMLASVQYVTIGGDKKAKSARQLTIEANKRSKKQGERRKLSFRALDVEQIGYVYEGLLSYDGRRAIDTMVGLIGPLGKENEVSLDELEGLAAPFGIGKAADPGVTEDVKGFAKAVVERFKEPKPGIGTVGAIEKALAPMDEVERADAQRQFYAACRDLTVAGRLVPFFGLIRADLRGYPTVMNAGALYVGESPLRKNTGTHYTPRFLAEEVVEGALEPLVFEPGPLQTADRDAWAPLSAAEILNLKIADIAMGSAAFLVAACRYLADRLIEAWAREGDEEANRLRARQTGIDTDLGADAEADPLVVRARRLVIEHCLYGVDINPLAVEMAKLSLWLVSMDKDRPFTFLDDRLIAGDSLLGVASMEQLETVHMDPEEGRRLHRDTWTAWTKGARERVASVAIERREIAAIQGDDLDALDEKRRLLDAAHEHVSRLDLIGDLTAGAGLAGAVAGEPERRKMFLSAAEMASKIADERVSETDRIVQEARQRAIEWLETDAPEDGLARKPVHWPLEFPEVFEQGGFDAVIGNPPFLGGQKLTGAMGVAYREYLVLGLGRGRRGSADLVAYFALRAHQLLNERGQTGLIATNTLAQGDTREVGLDQLVNDGVEIRQAIKSARWPSKSAVLEYCAVWTSRAHMNEYAPRCIGGVSVIGISSSLHPKSRVASWVERLTENSGICFQGAIILGLGFTLPEAEARAWIAEDRKYSDVLFPYLTGQDINSSTTHTSDRWVINFGDRCEQSAMQYPRAYARVLHLVKPERELLKREARKRYWWRFAEAASGLYRALGGLGRHIVISRVSKVAMPVMIRTGPVLSEQVVAFASDDHALLAFLSSAPHYWWAMGRSSTMKGDMRYAPSDVFDTLVRPEMTVKLRELGVRLDEFRSGVMADRKVGLTRIYNLVHDASCVDGDIEELRALHCEIDVRVVQDYGWDDLAGKLMHGFQATAQGERYTIGTVPLLEITDRLRELNHQRYADEVALGLHKKPKRYADMPPPSADLDRRRHAPQTSSFVDDGLFPPEDALF; translated from the coding sequence ATGAGCCCGCGTCCCGGATCGGGTTCCCGCGCGGCCAGGGGCAACCCGGGGCTGGCGGCGGCGATCGCGAAGGCGAACGACCCGCGGCAGCATCACCTGGACTGGCTCGGACTCGTCCAGGTCACCGGGCCGTTCCTGACGCTGCCGGTGCTGTTGGACCACTTCAGTCCGCTGGACTCGGTGAGTGCGGACGAGCGCAAGCGGCTCCGAGCGGCACACACGGCCTGGCAGGCCGAGGCCGCGGCACAGGCGAACGCGACGGCCTCGGCCACGCCGAAGACGACCGAGCCTGCTGAGGAGAGCAACGCGCGCGGGGCGTGGATCGAGTACATCCTGCGCGAGCTGCTGGAGTGGGGAGACGCCCTGGCCCTGCGCGAGGGGGCAACCACGCGGGCGCGGAACGCCGAACGCGCCGAGGACGCGGTGCTTGACCGGTTCACGGTCGAGGTCCCCGAGCACCAGGCTGTCCTGCACGCGGACTTCGCGCTGGTCGAGCCGGGGGCCGAGCTGACCGCGGAGTCGGATGTCGCGGCGGCGGCCAAACGGGTGCGGGTGCTGGGGATGATCGTCCCGGAAGGCACCACGCCGACCGGGCGCGCGAAGGCCGACGCGGGAAGCGGCAATTGGCCGGCGAGCCCGGCCGACCGGCTGGCCAAGCTGCTGCGCGGCCACGGTGTGGACCTGGGTGTGGTGACCGACGGCCGCTGGTGGTGCCTGGTGTGGGCGCCGCTGGGCGGGGTCACGACGACCGTGGTGTTCGACAGCATCGGCTGGAACGAGCAGGCCGACCGGTACGCGGTGCGCGCCTGGGTCTCCTTGCTGCGGAGGTCGCGGTTCTTCGCGGTGGAGCCGGAGCGGATGCTCGTCCCGCTGCTTAAGAAGAGCCTGGACAACCAGGAGGAAGTCACCGACGCGCTGGGCGTGCAGGTGCGCCGGGCGGTCGAGTTGCTGGTGGACGCCATCGGGCGCGCGGACGCGGCGACGGTTCGGCGCGGCGGCGTCGGTCTGAAGGCGCAGGGGGTGTACGCCGAGGAGGTCTACCGGGGCGCGGTCGCGGTGATGATGCGCGTCGTGTTCCTGCTGTTCGCGGAGGAACGCGGGCTGCTCCCGGCCGACAACGAGCTGTACGCGCAGGCGTATTCGGCGGGACGGCTGTGCGCGGAGCTGGAGGCGCGGGCAGACGCGGAGGGCGAAAGTGCCCTGGACTACAGCCATGCCGCGTGGCACCGGCTCATCGCGCTGTTCCATGCCGTGTACGGGGGAGTCGACCACCCGGACTTGCACCTCCCGGCGTACGACGGCTCGATCTTCGACCCGACCCGGTACTGGTGGATGGAAGGTATGCCGAAGCCGGGGACCGAGGCCGACCCGGCCGACCCGGCGGACCCGGTGCCGCCGTTGCTGCCGATCGACGACCGCACGGTGTTGCACATGCTGGCGTCGGTGCAGTACGTGACGATCGGCGGGGACAAGAAGGCCAAATCCGCGCGGCAGTTGACGATCGAGGCGAACAAACGCAGCAAGAAGCAGGGGGAGCGGCGCAAGCTGTCGTTCCGGGCGCTGGACGTCGAGCAGATCGGCTATGTGTACGAGGGCTTGCTGTCGTACGACGGGCGGCGGGCGATCGACACCATGGTTGGTCTGATTGGGCCGCTCGGCAAAGAGAACGAGGTCTCGCTCGACGAACTGGAGGGCTTGGCCGCGCCGTTCGGCATCGGCAAGGCGGCCGATCCGGGTGTGACGGAGGACGTGAAGGGCTTCGCCAAAGCGGTGGTCGAGCGCTTCAAGGAGCCGAAGCCCGGGATCGGGACAGTCGGGGCGATCGAGAAGGCGCTCGCCCCGATGGACGAGGTCGAGCGCGCGGATGCACAGCGGCAGTTCTACGCCGCGTGCCGGGATTTGACGGTAGCCGGCCGCTTGGTGCCGTTCTTCGGCCTGATCCGCGCGGACCTGCGGGGATATCCGACAGTGATGAACGCCGGGGCGTTGTACGTCGGAGAGTCGCCGCTGCGGAAGAACACGGGGACGCACTACACGCCGAGGTTTTTGGCGGAGGAGGTCGTCGAGGGCGCGCTTGAGCCGCTGGTGTTCGAGCCGGGGCCGTTGCAGACGGCGGACCGCGACGCGTGGGCGCCGCTGTCGGCTGCGGAGATCTTGAACTTGAAGATCGCCGACATCGCGATGGGATCGGCGGCGTTCCTGGTGGCGGCTTGTCGATATCTCGCGGACCGCCTGATCGAGGCGTGGGCGCGGGAGGGGGACGAGGAGGCAAACCGACTCCGGGCCCGACAGACGGGAATCGACACGGACTTGGGCGCGGATGCCGAGGCTGACCCGCTGGTGGTGCGGGCACGCCGGCTCGTGATCGAACACTGTTTGTATGGCGTCGACATCAACCCGTTGGCCGTGGAGATGGCGAAGCTGTCGCTGTGGCTGGTGTCAATGGATAAGGATCGGCCCTTTACGTTCCTGGACGACCGCTTGATTGCGGGGGACTCGCTGCTCGGTGTCGCGTCGATGGAGCAGTTGGAGACGGTCCACATGGATCCGGAGGAGGGGCGGCGCCTTCATCGGGATACCTGGACGGCGTGGACGAAGGGTGCAAGGGAGCGCGTTGCGTCGGTAGCGATCGAGCGTCGCGAGATCGCCGCAATACAGGGTGATGACCTTGACGCCCTGGACGAGAAGCGACGGTTGCTCGATGCTGCCCACGAGCATGTTTCGCGGCTCGACTTGATCGGCGACCTAACAGCCGGGGCCGGGTTGGCTGGTGCTGTGGCTGGTGAGCCGGAACGACGCAAAATGTTCCTGTCAGCGGCTGAGATGGCCAGCAAGATTGCCGACGAACGAGTCAGCGAAACAGATCGAATCGTGCAGGAGGCTCGCCAACGTGCGATCGAGTGGCTGGAGACGGACGCACCCGAGGACGGTCTCGCACGCAAACCGGTGCACTGGCCCTTGGAGTTCCCGGAAGTCTTTGAACAAGGCGGCTTTGACGCGGTGATCGGGAACCCGCCGTTCTTGGGCGGGCAGAAGCTCACCGGGGCGATGGGCGTGGCTTATCGCGAATACCTCGTGCTGGGGCTTGGGCGTGGCCGTCGTGGAAGTGCGGACCTGGTCGCCTACTTCGCGTTGCGTGCGCACCAACTCCTCAACGAGCGAGGGCAGACGGGGCTCATCGCGACGAACACGCTTGCGCAGGGGGATACGCGGGAGGTGGGGCTCGATCAGTTGGTTAACGATGGCGTCGAGATTCGCCAGGCCATCAAGAGCGCGCGCTGGCCATCCAAATCTGCTGTTTTGGAGTATTGCGCGGTGTGGACCAGCAGGGCTCACATGAACGAGTATGCCCCACGCTGTATCGGCGGCGTCTCGGTGATCGGTATTTCATCGTCTCTGCATCCCAAGTCACGGGTGGCTTCTTGGGTCGAAAGGCTCACCGAAAACTCCGGAATTTGCTTTCAGGGAGCAATCATCTTGGGCCTCGGCTTCACTCTTCCTGAGGCGGAGGCACGTGCTTGGATAGCTGAGGATAGAAAATATTCGGATGTTCTATTTCCGTACTTGACCGGCCAAGACATCAACAGTAGTACGACGCACACAAGTGACCGATGGGTGATCAACTTCGGCGATCGCTGTGAGCAAAGTGCAATGCAGTATCCCCGTGCTTATGCGCGGGTGCTCCACCTGGTGAAGCCAGAACGTGAATTGCTCAAGCGTGAGGCGCGGAAGCGCTATTGGTGGAGGTTTGCCGAAGCGGCTTCTGGGCTTTATCGAGCGCTGGGTGGGTTGGGGCGACACATCGTGATCAGTCGCGTCAGCAAGGTCGCTATGCCTGTGATGATCAGAACAGGTCCTGTGCTGAGCGAGCAAGTGGTTGCCTTTGCATCAGATGATCACGCGCTCCTAGCCTTCCTCAGCAGTGCGCCGCACTATTGGTGGGCAATGGGGCGTTCGTCAACGATGAAGGGAGATATGCGGTACGCCCCATCCGACGTATTTGACACTTTGGTGCGGCCAGAGATGACCGTCAAACTTCGGGAACTCGGTGTGCGGCTCGATGAATTCCGCAGCGGAGTGATGGCAGACCGCAAGGTCGGCCTCACCCGTATTTATAATCTCGTGCACGACGCTTCTTGTGTCGATGGAGATATCGAAGAATTGCGTGCCCTTCACTGCGAGATTGACGTCCGAGTTGTTCAAGACTATGGCTGGGATGATCTTGCGGGCAAGCTGATGCACGGTTTTCAGGCGACAGCGCAAGGAGAAAGATATACGATTGGCACGGTGCCGCTTCTGGAAATCACGGATCGTTTGCGCGAGCTGAATCACCAGCGCTATGCCGACGAAGTGGCTCTGGGACTCCACAAGAAGCCGAAGCGGTATGCAGACATGCCGCCGCCGTCAGCTGATCTTGACCGGCGACGCCATGCCCCGCAAACGTCATCGTTCGTCGATGATGGGCTCTTCCCGCCGGAAGACGCGCTCTTTTGA
- a CDS encoding DUF397 domain-containing protein — MNDERPEDQSRLTWVKSSYSGTSGGECVEVATAPRTTHVRDSKTVGPMLSFEAPTWSVFLGETARHANG, encoded by the coding sequence ATGAACGACGAGCGACCTGAGGACCAAAGCCGTCTGACCTGGGTCAAGAGCAGCTACAGCGGGACCAGCGGTGGCGAGTGTGTGGAGGTGGCCACGGCCCCTCGAACGACCCACGTGCGAGACTCGAAGACGGTCGGGCCGATGCTGAGCTTCGAGGCCCCGACCTGGTCAGTCTTCCTCGGCGAGACCGCACGCCACGCCAACGGCTAG
- a CDS encoding DUF5753 domain-containing protein yields the protein MRFQADRVRAAYRRRQTRRTAYPRLRDAHNQNSHDAISFFWYGNHVMPGLLQTEACARALLACNCPTLDDDQVEQRIEARLERQGILTRKPTVELSFIIGESVLRCPVGGSDVLRSQLHQLLKIGELPNVSIQVMPNSYGSHVGLNGPMIMLETTDRRRVAYFESQDQSMIVSDPVRVSTLALRCGKLRAQALNEVESTRLIELIAGEV from the coding sequence GTGAGGTTCCAGGCAGACCGGGTGCGCGCGGCATACCGACGGCGGCAGACGCGTCGCACGGCATATCCGAGGCTTCGGGATGCACACAATCAGAACTCACATGACGCCATCAGCTTCTTCTGGTACGGCAACCATGTGATGCCTGGTCTACTCCAGACCGAGGCTTGCGCCCGAGCACTGCTTGCTTGCAACTGTCCGACGTTGGACGACGACCAAGTCGAACAGCGAATTGAGGCCCGACTGGAGCGACAGGGCATCCTTACCCGCAAGCCCACGGTCGAACTATCCTTCATCATCGGTGAGTCCGTGCTCCGCTGCCCCGTCGGCGGCAGTGACGTGCTCCGCAGCCAGTTGCACCAGCTGTTGAAGATCGGCGAGTTGCCCAACGTGAGCATCCAGGTCATGCCGAACTCATATGGCAGCCATGTCGGGTTGAACGGTCCGATGATCATGCTGGAGACTACCGACCGCCGCAGGGTGGCCTACTTTGAGTCACAAGACCAAAGCATGATCGTGAGTGACCCTGTCAGAGTCAGCACGCTCGCCCTACGCTGTGGCAAGTTGCGGGCGCAGGCTCTGAACGAGGTGGAGTCGACGCGTCTCATCGAACTCATTGCGGGAGAGGTATGA
- a CDS encoding aldo/keto reductase has translation MTASARIAVAAGARWIDTAPNYAGGLAEQALAPVLAEHPQVRVSTKAGFLPRRVLNEIMDQRLLPTRPAGGHSLAPQVLRRQVAHSRHELGCAPDLVFVHNPEHPLRVPEADAQPDTRAVLAGLLTAFDVLEEEASAGRIGGYGVATWSGFSDGLLSIDALLAMARTVGGAGHHLHAIQLPLSLIEFTAIDQAWAGCGPVAQAHAAGLDVFASAPLHGGAVLPVLTPAAIDLLAPGGTAAQAALALLATTPGVTRILLSTRNVEHWHDAARALEFSAPTPDQWKIIRDVFAP, from the coding sequence GTGACCGCCTCCGCAAGGATCGCGGTCGCGGCCGGGGCCCGGTGGATCGATACCGCCCCGAACTATGCCGGCGGCCTGGCTGAACAAGCGCTCGCGCCCGTACTGGCCGAGCATCCACAGGTGCGGGTGTCCACCAAGGCCGGCTTCCTGCCGCGCCGCGTCCTGAACGAGATCATGGACCAGCGGCTGCTGCCCACCCGCCCCGCCGGCGGGCACAGCCTCGCCCCGCAGGTACTGCGCCGGCAGGTCGCCCACAGCCGTCACGAACTCGGCTGCGCGCCGGATCTCGTCTTTGTCCACAACCCCGAACACCCGCTCCGGGTGCCCGAGGCCGACGCGCAACCGGATACGCGAGCGGTCTTGGCCGGGCTGCTGACCGCGTTCGACGTCCTGGAAGAGGAGGCGTCCGCCGGACGCATCGGCGGCTACGGAGTGGCGACGTGGTCCGGCTTCTCCGACGGCCTGCTCAGCATCGACGCGCTGCTCGCCATGGCCCGCACCGTCGGCGGTGCGGGCCACCACCTGCACGCCATCCAACTGCCCCTGTCCTTGATCGAGTTCACAGCCATCGACCAGGCATGGGCAGGCTGCGGGCCGGTTGCCCAAGCGCACGCAGCAGGACTGGACGTCTTCGCGTCCGCTCCACTGCACGGTGGTGCCGTGCTGCCCGTGCTCACGCCCGCCGCGATCGACCTGCTCGCCCCCGGCGGCACCGCAGCCCAGGCCGCACTCGCACTGCTGGCGACCACTCCCGGCGTCACCCGAATCCTCTTGTCCACCAGGAACGTTGAGCACTGGCACGATGCCGCCAGGGCGCTTGAATTCTCCGCGCCGACTCCCGACCAATGGAAGATCATCCGAGATGTATTCGCGCCCTGA
- a CDS encoding cupin domain-containing protein, with protein sequence MTTAAESVVARLGGDFLAQAFGRTYRLAPGDAAQVAGLADWDRLNTVLARHRLEQPRLRLCVGGDMLPQHAYTRPVVTRRTTVWHQIQPAALHERLAAGATLVLDAADELDGHIARLAVALEREFRTTVQVNLYASWTADSGFGVHWDDHDTVVVQVDGAKRWRLFGPTRTAPLHRDVALPDPPPGEPVAEFVLTAGDVLYVPRGWWHDVAAEDGRSLHLTCGLRTTTGADLLAWLSESLLEHPVLRSDVPRFGTAQACDDFAAALRTLLAEALSSGDVVYRFAAARDATEKPRFAPSLPHVADLPADAEQRVRLIVARPTLATDPAGRAVLTAGGQEWTFAAPAYALLALLTDGRDHSLAELADASSITVGQAASVLGELVRGQVACASGTTP encoded by the coding sequence ATGACCACCGCTGCTGAATCGGTGGTCGCGCGCCTGGGCGGGGACTTCCTCGCCCAGGCGTTCGGCCGCACGTACCGCCTGGCACCGGGCGACGCCGCCCAGGTCGCCGGCCTCGCCGACTGGGACCGGCTCAACACCGTGCTCGCCAGGCACCGGCTGGAACAGCCGCGTCTGCGGCTGTGCGTGGGCGGCGACATGCTCCCCCAACACGCGTACACCCGCCCTGTCGTGACGCGCCGCACCACGGTGTGGCACCAGATCCAACCCGCCGCCCTGCACGAGCGGCTCGCCGCAGGGGCCACGCTGGTCCTGGACGCGGCCGACGAACTCGACGGCCACATCGCTCGCCTCGCGGTCGCGCTGGAACGGGAGTTCCGCACCACCGTGCAGGTGAACCTGTACGCGTCGTGGACTGCGGACTCGGGGTTCGGCGTCCACTGGGACGACCACGACACCGTCGTCGTCCAGGTGGACGGAGCCAAGCGCTGGCGGCTGTTCGGACCGACCCGCACCGCGCCGCTGCACCGCGACGTCGCCCTCCCGGATCCGCCGCCGGGCGAACCGGTCGCGGAGTTCGTACTGACCGCAGGCGACGTCCTGTACGTGCCACGCGGCTGGTGGCACGACGTCGCCGCCGAGGACGGCCGGTCGCTGCACCTGACCTGCGGACTGCGCACCACAACCGGCGCCGATCTGCTCGCGTGGCTGTCGGAGTCGCTGCTGGAACACCCGGTCCTGCGTTCGGACGTGCCGCGCTTCGGCACCGCGCAGGCGTGCGACGACTTCGCCGCCGCGCTGCGTACACTCCTGGCCGAGGCGTTGTCGTCAGGCGACGTTGTCTACCGGTTCGCTGCCGCTCGGGACGCGACCGAGAAGCCGAGGTTTGCTCCCTCGCTGCCGCACGTCGCGGATCTCCCTGCCGACGCCGAGCAGCGGGTCCGGCTTATCGTGGCCCGCCCCACGCTCGCCACCGACCCGGCGGGCCGGGCTGTTCTGACGGCGGGCGGGCAGGAATGGACCTTTGCCGCGCCCGCGTACGCGCTCCTGGCGCTGCTGACGGACGGCCGGGACCACTCACTCGCCGAACTCGCCGACGCCTCGTCGATCACGGTCGGCCAAGCCGCGTCCGTGCTCGGCGAACTCGTTCGAGGACAGGTCGCCTGCGCGTCGGGAACGACCCCATGA
- a CDS encoding helix-turn-helix domain-containing protein: MFKLAREDASLSQERLAEQVRVDKATVQGWESGRRPIAAVQTSRLMALRKHLLRNGTDPALLATLDDAMEADAVIGHALTHRPDVTNIDQHPLGSWVFTRATTHMIAWAVNGSTPAALTKTPRQSALRRGPVPLGPILPAAEKSALFSHLREAAAVAQRVGEQGALLRRQALYLCSYDTAADTHAWLADMQARHPRRTARSAPEWAGTRSVATSLTRYGDRDALHAFIQACADDETHEAANLAYWAYWLGLDALPRADDSFMSAHRSDSWDGLSLLRRLADRLDPGLACIDLNIHSVWALIALRKSVLHADHDFLAELGHRVDKLVDSSSISARARRELESVHYVLRASAR; this comes from the coding sequence GTGTTCAAGCTCGCACGCGAAGACGCATCACTGTCCCAGGAACGCCTCGCCGAGCAGGTCCGCGTCGACAAGGCCACCGTTCAAGGCTGGGAGTCCGGGCGCCGACCCATCGCGGCCGTCCAGACGAGCCGACTGATGGCGCTGCGCAAGCACCTCCTGCGAAACGGCACCGACCCGGCGCTACTGGCCACACTCGACGACGCCATGGAAGCCGACGCGGTCATCGGGCACGCCCTCACCCACCGCCCCGACGTCACGAACATCGACCAACACCCGTTGGGGAGCTGGGTCTTCACCCGCGCCACCACCCACATGATCGCCTGGGCGGTAAACGGCTCCACGCCGGCAGCCCTGACGAAGACGCCCCGGCAATCCGCGCTTCGCCGAGGCCCGGTCCCCCTCGGCCCGATCCTGCCCGCCGCGGAGAAGAGCGCGCTGTTCAGCCATCTGCGCGAGGCTGCCGCCGTCGCCCAACGCGTAGGAGAGCAAGGGGCGTTACTACGGCGCCAAGCCCTGTACCTGTGCAGCTACGACACCGCCGCCGACACGCACGCCTGGCTCGCCGACATGCAGGCCCGTCACCCACGGCGCACCGCCCGCTCCGCACCCGAATGGGCCGGCACCCGCTCCGTCGCCACATCCCTGACCCGCTACGGCGACCGAGACGCCTTGCACGCCTTCATCCAGGCCTGCGCCGACGACGAGACGCATGAAGCAGCCAACCTGGCCTACTGGGCGTACTGGCTGGGCCTGGACGCCCTCCCCCGCGCCGACGACTCCTTCATGTCGGCCCACCGCTCCGACTCCTGGGACGGGCTCTCGCTCCTGCGGCGGCTCGCCGACCGCCTCGACCCCGGACTCGCCTGCATCGACCTCAACATCCACTCGGTGTGGGCACTCATCGCCCTTCGCAAAAGCGTCCTGCACGCCGACCACGACTTCCTCGCAGAACTCGGCCACCGCGTCGACAAACTGGTCGACAGCAGCAGCATCTCCGCCCGAGCGCGGCGCGAACTCGAATCCGTGCACTACGTTCTCAGGGCGAGTGCCCGGTGA
- a CDS encoding HD domain-containing protein: MTDPRDHDRGTASFLREMGALKHGKRTGWWIVGVKDPETIAEHSWRTAVIGSVLAMMEGADPARVALLCTFHDSQETRVGDIPWVGRRYLQAAPNTQVTADQLADAHPAVAAGIAAAVDEYERGETLEAQIAHDADRLECMIQGLEYLEQGYTNAQEWVDSTRAKLKTASAIALGNASEGLSSTEWQRTFLHP, translated from the coding sequence ATGACCGACCCGCGCGACCACGATCGCGGAACCGCCAGCTTCCTCCGCGAGATGGGAGCCCTCAAACACGGCAAGCGCACGGGCTGGTGGATCGTCGGCGTCAAGGACCCCGAGACCATCGCCGAACACTCCTGGCGCACCGCGGTCATCGGCTCCGTCCTCGCGATGATGGAAGGCGCCGACCCCGCACGCGTCGCCCTGCTGTGCACCTTCCACGACTCCCAGGAAACCCGCGTCGGCGACATCCCCTGGGTCGGCCGCCGCTACCTCCAGGCCGCGCCAAACACCCAAGTCACCGCCGACCAACTCGCCGACGCGCACCCGGCCGTCGCGGCCGGCATCGCCGCAGCCGTCGACGAATACGAACGCGGCGAAACCCTCGAAGCCCAGATCGCCCACGACGCCGACCGCCTCGAATGCATGATCCAAGGCCTCGAATACCTCGAACAGGGCTACACCAACGCCCAAGAATGGGTCGACAGCACCCGCGCCAAACTCAAAACCGCGTCCGCGATCGCCCTCGGCAACGCGTCCGAAGGCCTCTCCTCCACCGAATGGCAACGCACTTTCCTGCACCCGTAG